The Engystomops pustulosus chromosome 1, aEngPut4.maternal, whole genome shotgun sequence genome has a window encoding:
- the FAM216A gene encoding protein FAM216A isoform X1 produces MEGHTSYNVSTSKNTKMSHMKQDHKKPIERTMDFSQGDTEEGAHNDKNSKDSRKGCPQRVVPLRQQVKTIKIPRAMRNEAFLKHPDLTLGQKRYLCSIARIYSANNMRALTEKHLQSQIRCGSKKLPASGKSKHELKGHCRRDYTATSTTKVSQTVDDVCEQITCLSMK; encoded by the exons ATGGAGGGACACACATCCTATAATGTCTCCACCTCTAAGAATACGAAAATGTCACATATGAAGCAAGACCATAAGAAACCCATTGAAAG GACTATGGATTTCAGTCAAGGGGATACGGAAGAAG gagcTCATAATGATAAGAATTCAAAGGATTCCCGGAAAGGATGCCCCCAAAGAGTTGTTCCTTTAAGACAACAGGTTAAAACAATCAAAATTCCCAGGGCTATGAGAAATGAAGCTTTTCTGAAG cATCCTGACCTTACTCTGGGACAAAAACGATATTTATGCAGCATCGCCAGAATCTACAGCGCCAATAACATGAGAGCCCTGACAGAAAAACATCTGCAGTCACAGATAAGATGTG GTTCAAAGAAACTACCAGCTTCAGGAAAAAGCAAGCATGAACTAAAAGGACATTGTAGAAG AGACTATACAGCAACTTCAACTACTAAAGTGTCACAAACCGTAGACGATGTATGTGAGCAGATTACTTGCCTTTCCATGAAATGA
- the FAM216A gene encoding protein FAM216A isoform X2: MDFSQGDTEEGAHNDKNSKDSRKGCPQRVVPLRQQVKTIKIPRAMRNEAFLKHPDLTLGQKRYLCSIARIYSANNMRALTEKHLQSQIRCGSKKLPASGKSKHELKGHCRRDYTATSTTKVSQTVDDVCEQITCLSMK; the protein is encoded by the exons ATGGATTTCAGTCAAGGGGATACGGAAGAAG gagcTCATAATGATAAGAATTCAAAGGATTCCCGGAAAGGATGCCCCCAAAGAGTTGTTCCTTTAAGACAACAGGTTAAAACAATCAAAATTCCCAGGGCTATGAGAAATGAAGCTTTTCTGAAG cATCCTGACCTTACTCTGGGACAAAAACGATATTTATGCAGCATCGCCAGAATCTACAGCGCCAATAACATGAGAGCCCTGACAGAAAAACATCTGCAGTCACAGATAAGATGTG GTTCAAAGAAACTACCAGCTTCAGGAAAAAGCAAGCATGAACTAAAAGGACATTGTAGAAG AGACTATACAGCAACTTCAACTACTAAAGTGTCACAAACCGTAGACGATGTATGTGAGCAGATTACTTGCCTTTCCATGAAATGA